Proteins from a single region of Theobroma cacao cultivar B97-61/B2 chromosome 10, Criollo_cocoa_genome_V2, whole genome shotgun sequence:
- the LOC18586136 gene encoding THO complex subunit 4A, with the protein MSSSLDMSLDEIIRNRGRSEGHFRDSRRKPHGSGPGPGPDRRGPTHDPLRTNPYPVRPVPTAAAWHGQLVSSGGSDMEAKLCISNLDYGVSNEDVKVLFSEVGDLKRYSINYDRSGRSKGTAEVVFYRQTDALAAIKRYNNVQLDGKPMTIELVGANVVMSAPIPPTNSSIVRNPNVAFRRDQEKVGGSRWVHGGGNGPNGGGAGRGFARRRRQGGHVGQKLSAEDLDADLDKYHLEATKIK; encoded by the exons ATGTCCAGCTCACTGGACATGTCCCTCGACGAAATCATCCGTAATAGGGGCAGATCGGAAGGGCATTTCCGTGATTCCAGACGCAAACCCCATGGCTCAGGCCCTGGCCCTGGCCCTGATCGTCGTGGCCCCACTCACGACCCGCTCAGGACCAACCCGTACCCGGTTAGACCC GTGCCAACAGCAGCAGCATGGCATGGGCAGTTGGTTTCGAGTGGAGGATCGGATATGGAGGCGAAGCTATGCATATCGAACCTGGATTACGGTGTTTCAAATGAGGATGTCAAG GTGCTTTTCTCTGAGGTTGGTGACTTGAAGAGGTACTCTATTAACTATGATAGGAGTGGAAGATCTAAG gGAACTGCAGAAGTAGTCTTTTATCGACAGACAGATGCTTTGGCAGCTATCAAGAGATACAACAATGTTCAACTTGATGGGAAACCGATGACCATTGAGCTTGTGGGAGCAAATGTGGTTATGTCTGCTCCTATCCCTCCAACCAATAGCAGCATTGTGAGAAATCCTAATGTGGCTTTTAGAAG GGATCAAGAAAAGGTGGGAGGAAGTAGATGGGTTCATGGCGGTGGTAATGGACCTAACGGTGGTGGTGCTGGCCGTGGATTTGCTAGGAGACGTAGACAAGGTGGACACGTTGGACAGAAACTATCTGCAGAAGATCTTGATGCTGACTTGGATAAGTACCACTTAGaagctacaaaaattaaatga